A section of the Sphingobacteriaceae bacterium genome encodes:
- a CDS encoding helix-turn-helix domain-containing protein, whose protein sequence is MEAKALAILKAAVKVFSRHGPAGARVEEIAREAGVGKGTIYEYFSSKDDLFERMILFAVDTQLDVVSRALAEGASLRESLVGALLASFQLVEEHHALVRVVIDNPTGGPSHELRQALLQRQQQLLVAVQDTLRRHGARGGRDDHVLAAHMFLGVLQTLSVARLLLRDPSAAIDPTLARPAAEVAQSAVDVL, encoded by the coding sequence ATGGAAGCCAAGGCCTTGGCCATCCTGAAGGCTGCCGTTAAAGTCTTTTCCCGCCACGGCCCGGCCGGCGCCCGGGTGGAGGAAATCGCCCGGGAGGCCGGGGTCGGCAAGGGCACTATCTACGAGTACTTCAGCAGCAAGGATGACCTGTTCGAGCGCATGATCCTCTTCGCCGTGGACACCCAGCTGGACGTGGTCAGCCGGGCCCTGGCCGAAGGCGCTTCCCTCCGGGAAAGCCTGGTGGGGGCCCTGCTGGCTTCCTTCCAATTGGTAGAGGAACACCATGCCCTGGTGCGGGTGGTCATCGACAACCCCACCGGCGGGCCCAGCCACGAACTGCGCCAAGCCTTGCTCCAGCGGCAGCAGCAACTGCTGGTGGCCGTCCAAGACACCTTGCGGCGCCACGGCGCCCGCGGCGGCCGGGACGACCATGTCCTGGCGGCCCATATGTTTTTGGGCGTGCTGCAGACCTTGTCGGTGGCCAGGCTGCTCCTCCGGGATCCCAGCGCCGCCATCGACCCCACCCTGGCCCGCCCGGCTGCTGAAGTGGCCCAATCCGCCGTCGACGTGCT